The following proteins come from a genomic window of Pyxidicoccus sp. MSG2:
- a CDS encoding di-heme oxidoredictase family protein, whose translation MRPWAVPRLLLLACLGMGGRAMAQVPESDTDPNGVAIPYRFLHLAHSLTPEHLGATAHLRAADPFLLYQFGRDLARRQFTLKQGVYGRPAELSVPLYVGAAVHGASAADVRFSRDHASSCGMCHSMPFGEPGSGQTIPSTSGAGRNTPHFYGAGMVEMLGEQVRREVLNRYDLNCNGLLERAEVARPSPVRINPTPGAPAIDYGDLSPDASGVPRLNGVFRIWYVDADGKVLPQASSLKDPQAAAFGLAMQPFGWGRGQQLLPSGLRIPQGGEATTLREFYAVAADVHMGLQTHDPTQLPAGPGGLARVSLNGAQQFDFGGSVDVGRRRTATGLSLDDPDRDGHLNELTEGDLDAVEFYLLHAPAPAVRGDAASEKGRQVVARAGCTRCHTESWRLHARDEARGFTGDRRLFQLETRSEVGTDGVSRLRGRLRRLSRSAPDGTVTPALNSALMERVYSDFKHWDIGALFHERRFDGSLQREHRTAPLWGVGSTAPYGHAGRFTTLDEVITAHGGAASPERKRYLALKPAERELLLAYLESLVLYRTDTLSSDIDGDGQISEDFQVAGKDVGPERFDPRFLFATPPRFRVLYRATGPDGEVFPLMLVQNVPETFRLSLPWLEDRDGDFFPDVLGPLPAAGTAPQASHAHQAP comes from the coding sequence ATGCGTCCATGGGCGGTCCCGCGACTGTTGCTGCTCGCCTGTCTTGGAATGGGCGGGCGCGCGATGGCGCAGGTGCCCGAGAGCGACACGGACCCCAATGGGGTGGCCATCCCCTACCGCTTCCTCCATCTGGCGCACTCCCTGACGCCAGAGCACCTCGGCGCCACGGCCCACCTGAGGGCGGCCGACCCGTTTCTGCTTTATCAGTTTGGGCGCGACCTGGCCCGGCGCCAGTTCACCCTGAAGCAGGGAGTCTACGGCCGGCCTGCGGAGCTGAGCGTCCCGCTCTACGTCGGTGCGGCGGTGCATGGGGCCAGTGCCGCAGATGTGCGCTTCAGCCGCGACCATGCCAGCAGCTGCGGCATGTGCCACTCCATGCCGTTCGGAGAGCCAGGCAGCGGGCAGACCATCCCATCCACCAGTGGGGCCGGGCGCAACACGCCCCACTTCTACGGCGCGGGCATGGTGGAGATGCTCGGTGAGCAGGTGAGGCGCGAGGTCCTCAACCGCTATGACCTGAACTGCAATGGTCTCCTCGAGCGCGCGGAAGTGGCGCGCCCTTCGCCCGTCCGGATCAATCCCACGCCCGGTGCCCCTGCCATCGACTACGGCGACCTGAGCCCGGACGCCAGCGGCGTACCGCGCCTCAATGGCGTCTTCCGCATCTGGTACGTAGATGCGGATGGGAAGGTGCTTCCCCAGGCCAGCAGCCTGAAGGATCCCCAGGCGGCCGCATTCGGTCTCGCGATGCAGCCGTTCGGCTGGGGCCGGGGCCAGCAGCTACTACCGAGCGGGCTCCGGATTCCCCAGGGTGGTGAGGCCACCACATTGCGCGAGTTCTATGCCGTCGCTGCTGACGTCCACATGGGCCTCCAGACGCATGACCCCACCCAGCTCCCCGCCGGCCCCGGTGGATTGGCACGCGTCTCCCTCAACGGGGCACAGCAGTTCGACTTCGGGGGCTCCGTCGACGTGGGGCGCAGGCGCACAGCCACCGGGCTCTCCCTGGATGACCCGGATCGCGATGGGCATCTCAACGAGCTGACCGAGGGAGACCTGGACGCTGTGGAATTCTACCTTCTCCACGCGCCAGCCCCCGCCGTGCGTGGCGATGCCGCCTCGGAGAAGGGACGCCAGGTAGTCGCCCGGGCGGGCTGTACCCGCTGCCATACGGAGAGCTGGCGGCTCCACGCGCGTGACGAGGCACGAGGCTTCACGGGAGACCGGCGGCTCTTCCAACTGGAGACACGCTCCGAGGTGGGGACCGATGGTGTCTCGCGGCTGCGTGGCCGGTTGAGGCGGCTGTCACGAAGCGCTCCAGATGGGACCGTCACCCCCGCCCTGAACAGCGCCCTGATGGAGCGCGTCTACAGCGACTTCAAGCATTGGGACATCGGCGCTCTCTTCCACGAGCGGCGCTTCGATGGAAGCCTCCAGCGCGAGCACCGCACTGCGCCCCTGTGGGGCGTGGGCTCCACGGCCCCCTATGGGCACGCGGGCCGGTTCACCACCCTTGATGAGGTCATCACCGCTCACGGTGGAGCGGCCTCCCCCGAGCGCAAGCGATACCTCGCGTTAAAACCCGCCGAACGCGAGCTGCTACTGGCGTACCTTGAGTCGCTGGTCCTGTACCGCACGGACACCCTTTCCTCAGATATCGACGGGGACGGGCAGATCTCCGAGGACTTCCAGGTGGCCGGCAAGGACGTGGGCCCCGAGCGCTTCGATCCGCGCTTCCTCTTCGCCACGCCTCCACGCTTCCGCGTTCTGTACCGGGCCACGGGACCTGACGGGGAGGTGTTCCCCCTGATGCTGGTGCAGAACGTCCCCGAAACCTTCCGCCTGTCGCTCCCCTGGCTCGAGGACCGCGATGGCGACTTCTTCCCCGATGTCCTCGGTCCGCTCCCAGCAGCGGGCACTGCTCCCCAGGCCTCCCATGCTCACCAGGCTCCTTGA